Proteins co-encoded in one Malus domestica chromosome 09, GDT2T_hap1 genomic window:
- the LOC103443830 gene encoding uncharacterized protein, protein MAPHGESISGSNYSRANNTSMSKPPRLSFSSDSLKRTMSDISYELSKEADIDQDLKSLPPISEVEDAKCECCGMSEEYTPEYIDRVRDKFFGKWICGLCSEAVKEEVEKNGGNKEEALNSHISACVRFNKYTRAYPVLFQAEAMREMLKKSKLEGRVMRAKSFNPRDKGEPKGKITRSSSCIPAITREMNDLTMA, encoded by the coding sequence atggcACCTCATGGAGAGTCTATTTCTGGCTCTAACTACTCTAGGGCCAACAACACCTCCATGTCTAAGCCACCAAGGCTTTCATTCTCATCCGATAGCCTGAAAAGAACGATGTCCGACATCTCGTATGAGCTAAGCAAAGAAGCCGACATTGATCAGGACCTGAAATCCCTCCCGCCAATATCGGAGGTTGAAGATGCAAAGTGTGAATGCTGTGGCATGAGTGAAGAGTACACGCCCGAGTACATAGACCGAGTGAGAGACAAGTTCTTTGGGAAGTGGATATGCGGGTTGTGTTCTGAGGCAGTgaaagaagaggtggagaaaaATGGAGGAAATAAGGAAGAGGCTTTAAATTCACATATAAGTGCATGTGTTAGGTTTAACAAGTATACTAGGGCGTATCCAGTGTTGTTTCAAGCTGAGGCTATGAGGGAGATGTTGAAGAAGAGCAAGTTGGAGGGGAGAGTCATGAGGGCTAAGTCGTTTAATCCGAGAGACAAAGGAGAGCCAAAGGGGAAGATTACTCGGAGTTCAAGCTGCATTCCAGCGATCACGAGGGAGATGAACGATCTCACCATGGCTTGA